The genomic DNA ATGCGTCAGCCAGGGCCTTTTTGAGCGGCCCGAGTGTTCTGGTTATCAGGCTGTCTACCATCCTCTCGAACTGCGCCCTTGAAAGTTTCATGTTCATATGCTTCGGGCCCGACTGGTCAGCAGTGATAAAAGGGAGATTGATGTCGGTTTCGGTCACGGTGGAGAGTTCCATCTTCGCCTTTTCAGCCGCCTCGCGCAGTCTCTGCAGGGCCATGGCATCCTTGGAGAGGTCGATACCCTGGTCCTTTTTAAACTCCGCTATCAGCCAGTCGATGATCTTCTGATCCAGGTTGTCACCCCCCAGGTGGGTGTCGCCATTGGTCGATTTAACCTCGACGACGTTATCTCCTACCTCAAGGACGGAGATATCGAACGTACCACCGCCGAAGTCGTATACGGCGATCATTTCATCAGATTTTTTATCAAGGCCGTAGGCGAGCGCCGCGGCTGTCGGTTCGTTGATTATTCTTTTTACTTCGAGACCAGCTATCTTTCCCGCGTCTTTGGTCGCCTGTCTCTGCGCGTCGTTGAAGTAGGCCGGCACGGTGATAACCGCTTCGGTTACTTTTTCGCCGAGGTACGCTTCCGCCGACTGTTTCAGCTTGCGAAGGATCATTGCCGATATCTCCTCCGGCGTATGTTCCTTCTTGCCGACTTTTATGACAACCCCAGTTCCGCCCGAAGCTTCCTTCACTTCATAAGGAACCATTTTCGCCTCTTCGGTTACTTCGCTGTAATGGCGACCCATAAACCTTTTTATCGAATAAATGGTGTTATGCGGATTCGTAACCGCCTGGCGTTTGGCCACCTGCCCGACGAGTGTTTCTCCATCTTTTGTAAAGGCCACAACTGATGGAGTAGTCCTGGAACCCTCCTCGTTCACTATGACCCTTGGCTCTCCACCTTCCATAACGGCTACGACGGAGTTGGTCGTACCGAGGTCGATTCCTACAATTTTACCCATATTTCCTCCAAATTTCGGTTTGTTTGCTATTTTCTTGTAGTTGAATAAGACC from Nitrospinota bacterium includes the following:
- the dnaK gene encoding molecular chaperone DnaK, with product MGKIVGIDLGTTNSVVAVMEGGEPRVIVNEEGSRTTPSVVAFTKDGETLVGQVAKRQAVTNPHNTIYSIKRFMGRHYSEVTEEAKMVPYEVKEASGGTGVVIKVGKKEHTPEEISAMILRKLKQSAEAYLGEKVTEAVITVPAYFNDAQRQATKDAGKIAGLEVKRIINEPTAAALAYGLDKKSDEMIAVYDFGGGTFDISVLEVGDNVVEVKSTNGDTHLGGDNLDQKIIDWLIAEFKKDQGIDLSKDAMALQRLREAAEKAKMELSTVTETDINLPFITADQSGPKHMNMKLSRAQFERMVDSLITRTLGPLKKALADASLSPSDIKEAVLVGGSTRVPKISNLVKEYFGKEPHKGVNPDEVVALGAAVQAGVLAGDVKDILLLDVTPLSLGIETLGGVMTKLIERNSTIPTRKSEVFSTAADSQTSVEIHVLQGEREMASDNRTLGRFHLEGIPAAPRGIPQIEVTFDIDANGIAHVSAKDKGTGKEQKITITSSTGLSDDEVSQMVKDAESHAEEDKKKREKVDVRNTADSLIFQTEKTLKENGDKLPDAVKKPVEDGIAELKSAMESDDIEKMKSVMESLKEKAHKMAEEIYKTAAAGAPTDGDSASGGAAGGNKDNVVDAEFEDAEKK